From one Gemella morbillorum genomic stretch:
- a CDS encoding ribose-phosphate diphosphokinase gives MLVDKPLKLFSLNSNIPLAKQVAKSLGVELSKCSVKKFSDGEVSINIEESVRGCEVFVIQSTSGPVNDNLMTLLIMIDALKRASVDTINVVIPYYGYARQDRKARSREPITAKLVANLLETAGANRIIALDLHALQIQGFFDIPVDHLMAVPIIAEYFKGKLSNMEEVVVVSPDHGGVTRARKLADALNTPIAIIDKRRPKPNVAEVMNIVGNIEGKICILIDDIIDTAGTITLGAQALKDRGAKEVYASCSHAVLSGQALERIENSPIKELVYANTIDIPEEKKLDKMVPLCVGDLIAKAIYRIHHNEPVSVLFE, from the coding sequence ATGCTTGTAGATAAACCATTGAAGCTGTTTTCATTGAACTCTAATATTCCATTAGCGAAACAAGTAGCAAAGTCACTAGGAGTAGAGCTAAGTAAATGTAGTGTTAAAAAATTTAGTGACGGAGAGGTTTCTATTAATATAGAGGAAAGCGTACGTGGATGTGAAGTTTTTGTTATTCAATCTACTAGTGGTCCTGTAAATGACAACTTAATGACACTATTGATTATGATTGATGCATTAAAACGTGCCTCTGTAGATACTATTAACGTTGTAATACCTTATTATGGGTATGCACGTCAAGATAGAAAAGCGAGAAGTCGTGAACCAATTACAGCAAAATTAGTGGCAAACTTATTAGAAACTGCAGGAGCAAATCGTATTATTGCTTTAGATCTTCATGCATTACAAATTCAAGGATTCTTTGATATTCCAGTAGATCACTTGATGGCAGTGCCTATTATTGCTGAATACTTCAAAGGCAAACTTTCTAATATGGAAGAAGTAGTTGTAGTATCACCAGATCATGGAGGAGTTACTCGTGCGAGAAAATTAGCTGATGCTCTTAATACACCTATTGCAATAATTGATAAGAGAAGACCTAAACCAAATGTTGCTGAGGTTATGAATATTGTTGGAAATATCGAAGGGAAGATTTGCATTCTTATCGACGACATAATTGATACAGCAGGTACAATTACTTTAGGTGCTCAAGCACTTAAAGATAGAGGGGCAAAAGAAGTTTATGCAAGTTGTTCGCATGCGGTATTAAGTGGACAAGCATTAGAAAGAATAGAAAATTCTCCAATTAAAGAATTAGTATATGCTAATACAATAGATATACCTGAAGAGAAAAAATTAGATAAAATGGTTCCACTATGTGTTGGTGATTTAATAGCTAAGGCTATTTATAGAATACACCATAATGAACCAGTAAGTGTTCTTTTTGAATAA
- a CDS encoding S-ribosylhomocysteine lyase: protein MTEKKMNVESFNLDHTKVVAPYIRLVGVYSGENGDKIYKYDIRFCQPNKEHLKMPSLHSLEHLIAELIRNHLDNVLDFGPMGCQTGFYLSVINNNSYEDIEEALAKTLEDVLVAIEVPACNEVQCGWAASHSLEGAQEEAKKFLEKRSEWKNVFSK, encoded by the coding sequence ATGACTGAGAAAAAAATGAACGTTGAAAGTTTCAACCTTGATCATACTAAAGTAGTAGCACCTTATATTCGCCTTGTTGGTGTTTATAGTGGAGAAAACGGGGATAAAATTTATAAATATGATATTAGATTTTGTCAACCTAATAAGGAACATCTAAAAATGCCAAGCCTACATTCACTTGAACATTTAATTGCTGAACTTATTAGAAATCATCTTGATAATGTTCTTGATTTTGGGCCTATGGGGTGCCAAACAGGATTCTATCTTTCTGTAATAAATAATAATAGCTATGAAGATATTGAAGAGGCCCTTGCTAAAACTTTAGAAGATGTTCTTGTGGCTATAGAAGTTCCAGCTTGTAACGAAGTACAATGTGGCTGGGCTGCTTCTCACTCTCTTGAAGGAGCACAAGAAGAAGCGAAAAAATTCTTAGAAAAACGTTCTGAATGGAAAAATGTTTTTTCTAAATAA
- a CDS encoding CarD family transcriptional regulator, which produces MLKQELLKIVDFDYDKKINNIGIYGQNITTKVLEIYNEFVKSNKNVVVITQDKAEAEELFSLITTLEKETYIYPEIDILKRHTAKSNDLVQNSIKVLENLVSKVPSIIIIPIEASYRTLKDPEKFLNTTFEINIETLINFEDLQKKLVNMGYNRVDSVDVVGEFSKRGSIVDIFSPLNEKPIRLDFFDDELDSIRTFDEITQKSLEKVENVTIYPTNDFFLTNEEKDIAVTKILERLKDEKLKQEENYKDISDYLQEKIEIYRATGDFSELESFSNLIYEHTFSIADYFTEDVVIFFDNYHKITEKVESLRQYFLTNLQEINRTYIHQNIVDDNAFEKIQNKKVRKYYLSNLKLNEKIIEKNYNIDITDLVYYVNEEYLTKEIREKLDNDYKVLISLNTQKQKDYVEKILFDNYFYDDIYYGIKNGKIFIDVNKYHLKGFEDKKNKIFLLTPRELFTEEERKKRRVKFKYTNSEKIRNYQELNIGDYIVHISHGIGLYEGIENIEVNGVYKDFLKIVYDGGDVIYVDINNMNYIQKYTASTDNRKPQLNKLGTKKWQQVKIKFVVKLKIFRKT; this is translated from the coding sequence ATGTTAAAACAAGAATTGTTGAAGATAGTAGATTTTGATTATGACAAAAAAATTAATAATATTGGAATTTATGGACAAAATATAACAACAAAAGTATTAGAAATTTATAATGAATTTGTTAAAAGCAATAAGAATGTTGTTGTAATTACACAAGATAAAGCGGAAGCAGAAGAACTTTTTTCATTGATTACTACATTAGAAAAAGAAACATATATTTATCCAGAAATAGATATTTTAAAAAGACACACAGCTAAAAGTAATGATTTAGTACAAAATTCTATAAAAGTGCTGGAAAACTTAGTTTCAAAAGTTCCAAGTATAATAATTATTCCTATTGAAGCAAGCTACAGAACATTAAAAGATCCTGAAAAATTTTTGAATACTACATTTGAAATTAATATAGAGACATTAATAAATTTTGAGGACTTGCAGAAAAAACTAGTTAATATGGGTTATAATCGTGTTGACAGTGTCGATGTAGTAGGAGAATTTTCGAAAAGAGGAAGTATAGTTGATATTTTTAGTCCATTAAATGAAAAACCTATACGCTTGGATTTTTTCGATGATGAGTTAGATAGTATTCGTACTTTTGATGAAATTACGCAAAAATCTCTAGAAAAAGTAGAAAATGTGACTATATATCCAACGAATGACTTTTTCTTAACGAATGAAGAAAAAGATATTGCCGTAACAAAAATATTAGAACGATTGAAAGATGAAAAACTTAAACAAGAGGAAAACTATAAGGATATTAGTGACTATTTACAAGAAAAAATAGAAATATATAGAGCTACTGGGGATTTTAGTGAATTAGAGAGTTTTTCTAATCTAATATATGAACATACTTTTAGTATTGCAGATTATTTTACAGAGGATGTTGTTATTTTCTTTGATAATTATCATAAAATCACAGAAAAAGTTGAAAGTTTGCGTCAGTATTTCTTAACAAATTTACAAGAAATTAATAGAACATATATTCACCAAAATATTGTTGATGATAATGCATTTGAAAAAATTCAAAATAAAAAAGTGAGAAAGTACTATTTATCTAATTTAAAATTAAACGAAAAGATTATAGAGAAAAACTATAATATAGATATTACGGACCTGGTGTATTATGTTAATGAAGAATACTTAACTAAAGAAATAAGAGAAAAGTTAGATAATGATTATAAAGTTTTAATTTCTTTAAATACTCAAAAACAAAAAGATTATGTTGAAAAGATTTTATTTGATAATTATTTTTATGATGATATTTATTACGGAATAAAAAATGGGAAGATTTTCATTGACGTTAATAAATACCATTTGAAAGGTTTTGAAGATAAGAAAAATAAAATATTTTTATTAACACCGCGTGAATTATTTACAGAAGAAGAACGAAAAAAACGTCGTGTAAAATTTAAATATACAAATTCTGAAAAAATAAGAAATTATCAAGAATTAAATATTGGCGATTATATTGTTCATATAAGCCACGGTATTGGTCTTTATGAGGGAATAGAGAATATCGAAGTCAACGGAGTGTATAAAGATTTTTTAAAAATAGTTTATGATGGTGGAGATGTTATTTATGTTGATATTAACAATATGAATTATATTCAAAAATATACTGCTTCAACAGATAACAGAAAACCACAACTAAATAAACTTGGAACTAAAAAATGGCAACAAGTAAAAATAAAGTTCGTCGTGAAATTGAAGATATTTCGGAAGACTTGA
- the pth gene encoding aminoacyl-tRNA hydrolase has protein sequence MKLIVGLGNPGKQYENTRHNIGFMILDELAKAWNINFDKNKFNADYAITYYNGIKYLLIKPTTYMNLSGEALRKFYDYFEIDIEDILVIYDDLDTKTANFKLKAKGSSGGHNGLKSIISHLGTEKFNRLKIGIDRPTPPMKVVDYVLGRFSKDEMIDIEKIYSKSINCIEDFSKMSFVELMNKYN, from the coding sequence ATGAAATTAATAGTAGGATTAGGAAATCCAGGAAAACAATATGAAAATACAAGACATAATATAGGTTTCATGATTTTAGACGAACTTGCAAAAGCGTGGAATATAAATTTTGATAAAAATAAATTTAATGCTGATTATGCGATAACGTACTACAATGGAATTAAATATTTACTTATAAAACCGACAACTTACATGAACCTTTCAGGTGAAGCGTTAAGAAAATTTTATGATTATTTTGAAATTGACATAGAAGATATTCTAGTAATCTATGATGATTTAGATACAAAGACAGCTAACTTTAAATTAAAAGCTAAAGGAAGTAGCGGTGGTCATAATGGTCTCAAGAGTATTATAAGTCACCTTGGAACTGAAAAATTCAATCGTTTAAAAATAGGAATAGATAGACCAACTCCACCTATGAAAGTAGTAGATTATGTGCTAGGAAGATTTTCTAAAGATGAAATGATAGATATTGAAAAGATTTACTCAAAGAGTATAAATTGTATAGAAGATTTTTCAAAAATGAGTTTTGTGGAATTAATGAATAAATATAATTAG
- the guaD gene encoding guanine deaminase, with protein sequence MTIKNIFKASLFHSIHYGKIEFLKDAIITVLENGIINEVIRNNDPNYAEKLTEYSSHQNFYDFGDKILLPGFIDLHIHAPQWPQAGLALDDELSCWLDNFTFPLEAKYEDVNYAKEVYTDLVKTLLANGTTSAMYFGTIHNEATLELAKICADLGQRGFVGKVVMDDKTMNPNFYRDYSTKEALKNTEQFIKDVAALGKNVPQGVYPVITPRFVPSCTDEALKGLGVLAKKYNTYIQSHCSESDWEHNFVSERFGRRDTEVLASFGLLTDKAVMAHGNFINSSDAKIFSHNHSSVCHCPISNSYFANAVLPVNKLKNEGVNICLGTDISGGFSPSLYDNIKQTVMSSRLLNDGVDNNLPSNQRGINNSKVSIFEAFYLATHGGGKALKLPLGIFKKGYICDFQVIDISTPNNKLPNYLDNEEDKHLLQKILYLSTKENIREVWIQGKRVLKK encoded by the coding sequence ATGACTATAAAAAATATTTTTAAAGCATCTCTTTTTCATAGCATTCACTACGGAAAAATCGAATTTTTAAAAGATGCTATCATCACAGTATTAGAAAATGGAATTATTAATGAAGTTATAAGAAATAATGATCCTAATTATGCGGAAAAATTAACTGAATATTCTTCTCATCAAAATTTTTATGATTTTGGGGATAAGATACTTTTACCAGGATTTATAGATTTACATATCCATGCTCCTCAATGGCCACAAGCAGGATTAGCACTTGATGATGAACTTAGTTGTTGGTTAGATAATTTCACCTTCCCTTTAGAAGCTAAGTACGAAGACGTTAATTATGCAAAAGAAGTTTATACCGATTTAGTAAAAACTCTACTTGCTAACGGAACTACATCTGCTATGTATTTCGGTACTATCCATAACGAAGCAACACTTGAACTTGCAAAAATTTGCGCTGACCTTGGTCAACGTGGATTCGTCGGAAAAGTCGTTATGGATGATAAAACTATGAACCCAAATTTTTATCGCGATTATTCAACGAAAGAAGCATTAAAAAATACTGAACAATTCATAAAGGATGTTGCAGCATTAGGGAAAAACGTGCCTCAAGGTGTCTATCCAGTTATTACACCACGCTTTGTTCCTAGTTGTACTGATGAAGCACTAAAAGGATTGGGTGTTTTAGCCAAAAAATATAATACTTACATTCAAAGTCATTGTAGTGAGAGTGATTGGGAACATAATTTTGTTTCTGAAAGATTTGGTCGTCGTGATACTGAAGTATTGGCTAGTTTTGGTCTTTTAACCGACAAAGCAGTTATGGCTCATGGAAATTTTATTAACAGTAGCGATGCAAAAATTTTCTCACATAATCACTCATCTGTTTGTCATTGTCCTATTTCAAACTCATACTTCGCTAACGCCGTTCTACCAGTAAACAAACTTAAAAATGAAGGTGTAAATATTTGTTTAGGAACTGATATATCGGGTGGTTTTTCTCCAAGTTTATATGATAATATCAAACAAACCGTTATGTCTAGTCGCCTATTAAATGATGGAGTTGATAATAATCTACCTTCTAATCAACGTGGGATTAACAACTCAAAAGTATCTATTTTTGAAGCATTTTATCTTGCAACTCACGGCGGTGGAAAAGCACTCAAACTTCCGCTTGGTATATTTAAAAAAGGGTACATTTGCGATTTTCAAGTTATTGATATAAGCACACCAAATAATAAACTACCTAATTACCTAGATAATGAAGAAGATAAACATTTACTACAAAAAATACTTTATCTTTCTACAAAAGAAAATATTCGTGAAGTTTGGATTCAAGGTAAAAGAGTTTTAAAAAAATAA
- the glyA gene encoding serine hydroxymethyltransferase, translated as MDKIFELIEKEQHRQNTNIELIASENFVSQDILKATGSILTNKYAEGYPGKRYYDGCEVVDEIESLAIERLKELFGAKFANVQAHSGSSANIAVYMALLSPGDTVLGMSMDAGGHLTHGSRVNFSGKLYNVVSYGVTKDTHTINYNEVLKLAKEHQPKMIIAGASAYSRIIDFAKFREIADEVGAYLMVDMAHIAGLVATGLHPSPLPYADVVTSTTHKTLRGPRGGVILTNNEEIATKINKMIFPGAQGGPLEHIVAAKAICFAEALKPEFKIYQEQVLKNIQVMVNTFKENNIPVISDGSDNHLCLIDTYSTYGVTGHDASLLLSKANITCNKNGIPFDTLPPMKTSGLRLGVPAMTTKGYIEEDFIEITDIICSLLKNGENYLEEAKTRVNALVSKERKEFR; from the coding sequence ATGGATAAAATTTTTGAACTTATTGAAAAAGAACAACACAGACAAAATACGAATATCGAGCTTATAGCTAGTGAAAACTTTGTATCGCAAGATATTTTAAAAGCTACTGGAAGTATATTAACTAACAAATACGCTGAAGGTTATCCTGGTAAAAGATATTATGATGGGTGTGAGGTTGTTGATGAAATTGAAAGCTTAGCTATCGAGCGTCTTAAAGAATTATTTGGTGCAAAATTTGCTAACGTTCAAGCTCACTCAGGTTCTAGTGCTAACATCGCGGTGTATATGGCATTACTTTCTCCTGGTGATACTGTTTTAGGTATGAGTATGGATGCTGGCGGGCACTTAACTCATGGAAGCCGTGTAAACTTTTCTGGAAAGTTATATAATGTTGTATCTTACGGAGTAACAAAAGATACTCATACTATTAACTATAATGAAGTTTTAAAATTAGCCAAAGAACACCAACCTAAAATGATTATTGCTGGAGCTAGTGCCTACTCTCGTATAATTGACTTTGCTAAATTTAGAGAAATTGCTGATGAGGTAGGTGCATATCTTATGGTTGATATGGCTCATATCGCTGGGCTTGTGGCTACTGGGCTTCATCCTAGCCCTCTTCCTTATGCTGATGTTGTAACATCTACAACCCATAAAACTCTTAGAGGCCCACGTGGTGGAGTTATTTTAACGAACAATGAAGAAATTGCAACAAAAATCAATAAAATGATTTTCCCCGGGGCACAAGGTGGTCCATTAGAACATATCGTAGCTGCTAAAGCAATTTGCTTTGCAGAAGCATTAAAACCAGAATTTAAAATCTATCAAGAACAAGTTCTAAAAAACATTCAAGTAATGGTGAATACTTTTAAAGAAAATAATATTCCTGTTATTAGCGATGGTAGTGATAACCATTTATGTTTAATCGATACGTACTCTACTTATGGAGTAACTGGTCATGATGCTAGCCTTTTATTGAGTAAAGCTAATATAACGTGTAATAAAAATGGTATTCCTTTTGATACACTACCTCCTATGAAGACTAGTGGTCTTCGTTTAGGGGTTCCCGCAATGACTACTAAAGGCTATATTGAAGAAGATTTTATAGAAATAACAGATATTATCTGCTCACTTCTTAAAAATGGAGAAAATTACTTAGAAGAAGCAAAAACTAGAGTGAACGCCCTGGTTTCAAAAGAAAGAAAAGAATTTAGATAA
- a CDS encoding uracil-xanthine permease family protein, with protein MSKKNRHLTIGVDEDIPFSQSAILGLQHVLAMDVYVPPFILATALALSPGDAAGLIQSTFLGAGLASLIQVLFYLRLPVCQGPSFIPLGAIIGIYMGSKNLGTVLGASIVGAILVIILGYSGIYKYIVRNFIPSIVSGTIIMIVGLTLLPSAFVNNIYIEGNGLTMKQNILLAFITAASLIFFSSLGNYITSKLKRIFQISSVIISLGIGTFCAYLMGGFSTQAIKDASFFSMPKILFLDYDIHFEASAIITMIIIYMVLLAETTGTWYAVSSVMVKPLNDTQINRGVIGEGIGCLLAALVGATPVTGYSTNAGIISITGVASRKVFVVASGWFIVLSFLGKLSAIINSIPAAVIGGVFAVVCIIILLNGFRVVKNLDFSERELYIIGVPLMFTIGLLFIPAGLKASAPQFLQYLIGSPIAVGAIVAIIMNKLIPIEKY; from the coding sequence ATGTCGAAGAAAAATAGACATCTTACCATTGGAGTTGATGAAGATATTCCATTTTCTCAATCCGCAATTTTAGGGTTACAACACGTTTTAGCAATGGACGTTTATGTACCACCATTTATTTTAGCAACCGCACTTGCATTATCACCTGGTGATGCTGCAGGGCTTATCCAATCTACATTTTTAGGAGCCGGACTTGCCTCTTTAATTCAGGTTTTATTCTATCTTAGATTACCTGTCTGTCAAGGTCCATCTTTTATACCGCTTGGAGCAATTATAGGAATCTATATGGGTTCTAAGAACCTGGGAACCGTTCTTGGCGCAAGCATCGTTGGAGCTATTTTAGTTATTATTCTTGGATATTCTGGTATTTATAAATATATCGTTAGAAATTTTATACCTTCTATAGTTAGTGGTACTATTATTATGATTGTTGGATTAACACTTCTACCTTCTGCGTTTGTCAACAACATTTACATTGAAGGAAATGGATTAACTATGAAACAAAATATCTTACTTGCATTTATCACTGCAGCTTCATTAATTTTCTTTTCATCTTTAGGAAATTATATAACAAGTAAGTTAAAACGTATTTTCCAAATTTCTTCTGTTATTATTTCATTAGGAATAGGTACTTTCTGTGCTTATTTAATGGGTGGTTTTAGCACTCAGGCAATTAAAGATGCTAGTTTTTTCTCAATGCCAAAAATTTTATTTTTAGACTATGATATACATTTTGAAGCATCTGCAATTATTACTATGATTATTATTTATATGGTACTGCTTGCTGAAACAACCGGTACATGGTACGCAGTGAGCTCTGTTATGGTTAAGCCTCTTAACGATACTCAAATCAACAGGGGAGTTATCGGTGAAGGTATTGGATGTCTTCTAGCTGCTTTAGTAGGAGCAACTCCAGTTACTGGTTACTCTACGAATGCTGGTATTATATCTATTACCGGTGTCGCAAGTAGAAAAGTTTTTGTCGTTGCATCTGGTTGGTTTATTGTTCTATCATTCTTAGGGAAACTTTCAGCGATTATCAATTCTATACCTGCTGCTGTTATTGGTGGAGTTTTTGCAGTAGTATGTATTATTATTCTACTTAATGGGTTTAGAGTTGTTAAAAACCTTGACTTCTCTGAAAGAGAATTATATATTATCGGTGTTCCTTTAATGTTCACTATCGGATTATTATTTATCCCTGCTGGTCTTAAAGCTAGTGCACCACAATTTTTACAATATTTAATCGGTTCACCAATCGCAGTTGGCGCTATTGTGGCGATTATTATGAACAAACTTATACCAATAGAAAAATACTAA